In Achromobacter pestifer, the DNA window CTCGAAGACGCCAGTCAGCAGGTCATGCTGCAAGCGTGCATAGGCTTGTTCGGACAGCGTGGGCTTCTGCATGGCGACTTATCGTTCCGGCGATATTTGCACAATTTGGTAATCATACCCATGTGAGTCGTTATCGGTGGAAAGTCCCTATATTTGTTAATTCGGCAAAAATTTATAAATATAGAAATTATTTGCGAATTATGACGATGGGTGCTTCAACGATCTCCTCACTTCTCGCCGGCGCCCAGTTATCCCGGACTTCCCGGGCGCCGACGAGCCTGAAGTCTCGCGCCTTTCTCTGTTGATCCCGAGTGTTTCCTAGTGCTGGTCCAGCGCCTGTGGCGCTGTCGTTTGTGCTCGCCGTGACAGTGGCGTCCCGGCGAGAAATCCAAATCATCAAATTCAGGGGAATGGAATGAAAAGTCGTCTGCTTCTGTCTTGCCTGCTGGCCGCCGCGGCGCAGCCAGCCAGCGCCGGAAACGTCACCTTGTACGGCCTGCTGTCGCAAGGGGTGATGTACACGAACAATGCGGCCGGGGGCAGTAAGCTGCAAACGGCAAGCGGCGTTCAGCAGGGGCCGCGATTCGGCATGAAAGGCTCGGAAGACCTCGGTGACGGCGATCGCGCAATCTTCAATCTGGAAGGCGGGTTCAGCCTGAACAGCGGCAGCATGAGCCAAGGCGGGCGCCTGTTCGGTCGCGCGGCCTTTGTCGGTCTGGCCAATGACCGGCTGGGCCAACTGACATTCGGTCGCCAGGCCGATACGATGGCGCAAAGCCTGGCCGCGTATGAGGCTGCGGTGCAGTTCGCAACCTACGGCGTGCCTATCGGCGACAACGACAACGTCTTTACGACATTCCGCGAGAACAATGCGGTCCAGTACAAGAGTCCGACGCTGGCGGGTTTCCAATGGCTGGCGGGCTACGCGTTTGCCAACAAGACAGCCGGATCTTCCGACAACAACGATTTCAATACGGCGCTGACCTACGCGGACGGACCATTCAGCGCGGGCATTGCCTACCACGTCGTCAACAAGCCCAACAGCAAATCGAATGCCGACGGCGCGGTCTCGGGCGATTACGGCTACACGTCGCCGTTCGTGAAAAGCCAGGCAGGCGCCGCGGTGGACCAGCAAGAGATGTATGGCGCGGGAGGGTCATACACGTTTGGAGCGACCAAGCTCTCGCTGATGTACACGCACTCCCAGTTCGACTACCTGGATCATTCGCGGCTGGGCCTGAGCAATTATGAAGTCACCGTGACCAACTACATCACGCCCAGCGTGCTGATCGGCCTGGGTTACATTTATACCGATGGCCGTTATCGTCGGACCGGCGAACGGCCCAGGTGGCACCAGCTGGACGCAGGCATCGACTGGTTCCTTTCGAAGCGGACCGACGTTTTCCTGGTCGGCATTGCTCAAAAGGCGGCTGGCGACGCGAGGTTCGCGCAGATCTACAACAACTTGCCGTCGAGTAGCGGCCAGCAACTGTCCGTGTCCGTCGGCGTCAGGCATAAATTCTGAGGCGCGCCGTCGCTTGAACGACGGAATCATGTGTGGTTTGGACAAAACCTGGCCGGAAACCCTGATTTTCCTGCCAGGTTTTTCAATGCCAGGCGCGGCGGGAACCCGATAGCGACGCTCCCTGTCGAAGGCGAACCCGCTGCGATTGCGTAGAATGCGGCGCCATCGACCTCACTTTTTTCTGTCGGGACACCATGACCAAGGCCCTGTTAGTCGAAGACGATCCGAAACTCTCGCGCCTGATCGCGCAGTTCCTGGAGCAGCACGGTTTCAATGTCGCCCAGGCCTACCGCGGCGATCACGCGGTGGAGGCTTTCCGCAGGCATGACCCGGCCATCACCATCCTGGACCTGATGCTGCCCGGCCGCGACGGCCTGCAGGTCTGCCGCGACCTGCGCGCGTTTTCATCGGCGCCTATCCTGATGCTGACAGCCCGCGAAGACGACCTGGACCAGATCCTGGGCCTGGAATCGGGCGCGGACGACTACGTCATCAAGCCCGTGGAACCGCGCGTGCTGCTGGCGCGGGTGCGGGCGCTGCTGCGGCGGCACAGCCAGCTGGACGAGCCGCCGGAGCGCCTGGAGTTCGGTCCCCTGGTCATAGACCGGCGCACGCGCGCCGTGGTCCATGCGGGTTCGGAGGTGGACCTGACCACGATGGAGTTCGAAATGCTCTGGGCGCTGGCCAGCCAGGCTGGCCAGGTGCTGACCCGCGACGACCTGCTCAACGCCGTGCGCGGCATCGAGTTCAACGGGCTGGACCGCAGCGTCGACGTCTGCGTCAGCAAACTGCGGCGCAAGCTGGACGACGACCCGCGCGATCCGGCGCGCATCAAGACCGTGTGGGGCAAGGGCTATCTGTTCTCGCCCAAGGCACACGAGGGCGGTGATGCTTAAGTTTGTCCTGCGGCTGTTCGTGGTGCTGGCGGTGGGCTTCGTCATTTCCAACGAAGTCGTGGACCGGTCCGCCAACTACTTCTTCGAGCCCGTCAGCGACGCCTACGCGCGCGAAGCGGTGCGGGGCCAGATCCACAGTCTGGTGCAGGAACTGGCCCTCGTGCCGCCCGCCGAGCGCGAGGCGCACGTGCGCGACGCGCTGGCGCCGCACTACGGCCTGGCGCTCAAGGTGGTCGATGCCGACAGCTACGGCGCCACTCAGGACGAGCGCGCCATGGTCGATGTCGGCAGCTTCTTTGTGCGCGACAAGCAGCAGACCTTTGTGGCGGCGATTCCCGGTCCGGGCGGGCAATGGCTGGAGGTCAAGCTGCCGCCCGAGCCGTCCATCGCACCGTGGCTGATGGCCGCGGTGTACTCTGCCCTGGGCCTGCTGCTGTGCGCGTTCATGCTGGTGTGGGCGCTGCCCATCTGGCGCGACCTGGAAGCCCTGAAGACCGCCGCCCAGCGCATGGGACAGGGCGATCTGCAGGCGCGGGCCCGTCTGTCGCGACATTCCAGCATCCGCAACCTGGGCGATACCTTCAACCAGATGTCCGACCGCATCAGTGCGCTGGTGGGTAACCAGCGCGACCTGACCAACGCCGTGTCGCACGAGCTGCGCACGCCGATCGCGCGCCTGTCGTTCGAGCTGGACATGATGGACCGCGAGGACGATCCCGCCGCACGCAAGCGCCTGGTCGAGGAAATGAAGAGCGACGTGGCCGAGCTGGATGCCATGGCCTCGGAGTTGCTGATGTACGCGCGCCTGGAACACAAGGGCGACGGCGTGGCGCTGCAGCCGCAGGATGCGCGCGGCTGGCTGGATTCGGTGGTGCAGCACGCGGGTTTCGAGGCCGGCGTGTCGGGTGTACGCTGCGAGGTGGCGCTATGCCAGGTGCCCGAGGTGCATCTGCATCAGCGCTACATGACGCGCGCCTTGCTCAACCTGCTGCAGAACGCCATCCGGCATGCCGGCCGCCAGGTCCAGGTCAGCCTGATCAGCCCGGGCGCGCGCGAGTACGTGCTGATCGTGGACGATGACGGCCCCGGCATCCCGCCCGCGGACCGCGAGCGAGTTTTCGAGCCCTTTATCCGCCTGGACGAAAGCCGCGACCGCGGCACGGGCGGCGTGGGGCTGGGCTTGGCCATCGTGAGCCGCGTGGCCCGTTGGCACAACGGCACGGTGCAGGCGAGCGACAGCCCCCTGGGCGGCGCGCGTTTCGTAATCGCCTGGAAGACCGCCTGAGCGCTGGCGCGGCGCGCTCAGGCACAACGTAAACAAACTTCACAATCCGCCGCCGCAATCTTCACAAACTCCATACAAAGCGGGAAAGATCGCGGGCGGGCGCCTGGATAGCATGACGGCAGTTCTCCACAGAGGCATTGCCGCTAGCCATGTTTTCCCTCAGCCGCCTGGTTGCCGTAGGTATGTTGCTGGTCGCCGCGGGCGGTTGCCAGGGCGTGCCGCCCGAGGCGCCGCCTCCCATTGCGCAGGGCGATTACCAGGCTGTCGTCGGTTATTTGGCGCAGCGCATCCCGTATGACATGGATGCGTCCGGCGTGCCGGGCCTGTCGATCGCCATCGTCGACGACCAGCGCGTGGTGTGGAGCACGGGCTTTGGCTACGCGGACCCGCTGCGCCATCGCAGCGCTTCCAGCGACACGCTGTACCGCGTAGGCGCCATCACCAAGATCGTCACGGCCGCGGGCGTGCTGCGCGCCGCCGATGACGGGCGCCTGGCGCTGGACCAGCCGGCCTCGCAGGCCTTGCCCAACTGGGACATCCAGCCGCGCCGCGGCGCCATGCAATGGCTGGGCGCGCATCCCTTCACCGCCCGCAATCTGCTGGCCGTGCACCCCGGATCGCTGGAAGACACCATGGGGCGCGCGCGCGCCGACATGGCCTACGCCTTGCTGGGCGACATGGTCGCGCACGTGGCGAGCGAACCGTTCGACGCCTACGTGCGCCGCACCATCCTGCAGCCGCTGAACATGCCGCGCGCGGGTTTCCATCCCGATCCCCGCATGCTCGAGCTGCGCGCCTCGGGCTACCGCCAGGGCGCGCCCTGGGCCGAGGCGCCCCAGCCGAACGAAGCGGCCGACGGCTTGTGGCTCAGCACTTCGGAAATGGCGCGTTTCTCCAGCATGCTTTTCGCCGAAGGCCTCTACCAAGGCCGCCGCGTGCTGAACGCCGAATCGGCCCGCGCCGTGCTGGACATGGAAACGGTGCAGGGCGGGCTGGCGCTGGAGTGCCGCCTGGCCTTGTCCTGGCTGGCGGCGCCCTGTGGCGAGGACATCGCCGGCATGCCCTTGCGTCAGCACAGCGGCGCCACCGAAGCCTTCCACTCCCGCTTCGTGCTGGCGCCGCGCGACAAGCTCGCGGTCCTGGTCATGAGCAACTCCGACACGAGCGAACCGCTGGTGATGTCGGTGTCGACGATGGCGATGGCGCTGATGCGCCAGGCCAAGCAGGGCGCAATCACCCAATAGATCGGGCCAATCGCGGCTCAACGGTTTTACCCCCCCCCTCAACCTCGTTTCTTGGAAGCTGTTATGAAGCGAAAAATCCGTTCTTCCCTGTTTACGCGCGGTGGCGCCGCCGCGTGCCTGCTGGCTTTAGTCCCGGGATTGTCCCTGGCCGATGACGCGGCGACCAGTTCCGTCTACGGCCAGCGCGGAGCCAGCTCGCGCGGGTTGACGGTGGCGACCGGGGAGGGGGCGGCCGACGAATGGCTGTTCTACGGCACGCTGGGCGCGGGCTACGCGCCGCGCTACAGCGGCAGCGACGAGTATTCCGCCGTGCCGATCATCGGCCTGGGCGTGCGCAGCCCAGGCGGCTTCTTCCTCAGCACCGACCACGGCCTGGGCTGGGAAACCCAGGCGCTGGACAGCACGTTCCGCTTCTATCTTGCGCCCAGCGCTTCGCGCAAGGACCACAAGAAGGGGTTCCAGGGATCGGACAAGCTGCGTGGCATGGGCGACATCGAAAGCCGCGCGCAGATCGGCATGGACGCGGAAACGACGCTGGGCCCCGTGACCCTGTCGGCGACGGTGGCGCATGCCTTCAAGAAGGGCGACAACCGCGACGTGGGCAGCGCCTACACCATGTTCAACCTGGGAGCCAGCACCACGGTGTACGAGGGCAGCGCCGGGGCGATATCGCTGGCGCTGTCCGGCACCTTCGGCGACGGCAACTACATGCGCACCTGGTATGGCGTGAGCGGCAACCAGTCGGCGAAGTCCGGCTACCGCAAGTACACGCCCAAGGGCGGTCTCGAAAGCATCGGCCTGGGCGCCACCTGGACGGTGCCGCTCTCCAAGTCCTGGTCGTGGACCACGGCGGCGGAAGCACGGCGCCTGTACGGTGACGCGGCGGACAGCCCCATCGTAAAGGACCGCGCGCAGTACACCATCGGCACCATGATGACGTACTCGTATTGATGGGGGGGAAAGCCTGCTCCCGGCCGGGAGCGGGCAAGGCGCAAGCGGGCGGGCGTCGCCGCCGCTTGCGTCCAGGGATGTGGCTTTACAGGCCTTGCACGCGGCGGCCGCTGTCGGCCTCGAACCAGTGCAGCGGATGGCGGCCGTCCGGGCCCAGGTTGACGCGGTCGCCGACCTTGGCCGACGACTCCGACAACTGGCGCGTGGTGCAGCGCACGACCAGCATGCTCTTGCCGCAGCGGCTGTGGACCAGTTGCTCGGAGCCCAGCGTTTCGACCATCTCGACTTCGGCCGGCACGCCCTGGGTGTTCAGCAGCATGTGCTCGGGGCGCATGCCCATGATGATCTTGCGGCCGCGCACCTGCGAGGGCACCTGCAGCGGCGAGATCTCCAGCGCGGTGCCGTCCAGCGTCTGCACCGTGCCGTCGCCCGCCACGTTGACTTCCATCAGGTTCATCGGCGGCGAGCCGATGAAGCCGGCCACGAAGGTCGAGGCGGGTTTTTCGAACACTTCCATCGGCGTGCCGATCTGCTCGGGCACGCCCTGGTACATGACGATCATGCGGTGCGCCAGGGTCATGGCCTCGACCTGGTCGTGGGTCACGTACAGGCTGGTGGTGCCCAGGCGGCGGTGCAGCTTCATGATTTCCAGGCGCATCGCCACGCGCAGCTTGGCGTCCAGGTTCGACAGCGGTTCGTCGAACAGGAACACCTTGGGTTCGCGCACGATGGCGCGGCCCATGGCCACGCGCTGGCGCTGGCCGCCGGACAGCGCGCGCGGGCGGCGGTCCAGCAGATGGCCCAGTTCCAGGATTTGTGCTGCCGCGTCCACGCGCTTCTTGATCTCGTCCTTGGAGAACTTGCGGATCTTCAAGCCGTAGGCCATGTTCTCGAACACGGTCATGTGAGGGTAGAGCGCGTAGTTCTGGAACACCATCGCGATGTCGCGCTCGGCGGGTTCCAGATTGTTGACGACCTTGTCGTCGATGAGGATTTCACCGCCGGTGACGGTTTCCAGGCCGGCGACCATGCGCATCAGCGTGGATTTGCCGCAGCCCGAGGGGCCGACGATGACGATGAATTCACCATCCTTGACGTCCATGTCGATGCCATGGATGACCGGCACGTTGCCGGCATAGGTTTTCTTGACGTTGCGGAAGCTTAGAGTAGCCATGAGTTATTCGTGTTCGGAGTCGTGTTCGGGGGCGAGAGCGTGGGTAAGCGTCACTTTTCAGTGTCGACCAGACCCTTGACGAACCATTTCTGCATCAGGATGACGACCAGCGCCGGCGGGATCATCGCGAGCATGGCGGTGGCCATGGTGATGTTCCATTCGGTCACGCTGTCGCCGCCGCTGATCATCCGCTTGATGCCGATGACGACGGGGTACATGTCTTCCTGCGTGGTGACCAGCAGCGGCCACAGGTACTGGTTCCAGCCATAGATGAACTGGATCACGAACAGCGCGGCGATGCTGGTCTTGGACAAGGGCAGCAGCACGTCGCGGAAGAAGCGCACCGGGCCCGCGCCGTCGATGCGCGCGGCCTCGATCAGCTCGTCGGGCACCGTCAGGAAGAACTGGCGGAACAGGAAGGTCGCCGTCGCCGAGGCGATCAGCGGCAGGGTCAGGCCGGCGTAGCTGTTGAGCAGGCCGAGATCGGCCACGACCTTGTAGGTGGGCGCGATGCGGACTTCGACGGGCAGCATCAGCGTGACGAAGATCATCCAGAAGAAGAACATGCGGCCGGGGAAGCGGAAGTAGACCACCGCGAAGGCCGACAGCAGCGAGATGGCAATCTTGCCGATGGAAATCGCCAGCGCCATGATCAGGCTGACGTACATCATGCGGCCCACGGGCGCGCCCGACGAACCGCCGGACGAGCCGCCGAACAGCGCCTGCATGTAGTTGTCGACGAAATGCTTGCCGGGGATGAGGGACATCGGCGCGGACGCCACTTCCTGCGCGGTCTGGGTGGACGCGACGAAAGTGACGTAAAGCGGAAATGCCACCATCGCCACGCCGCAGAGCAGAATGACGTGGGCCAGAATATCCAGCCAGGGACGGCGTTCAACCATTGTTTATAGCCTCGGACAAAATCAATACTGCACTTTGCGGTCGACGTAGCGGAACTGCACGACCGTCAAGGCAATCACAATGAACATCAGCACCACCGACTGCGCCGCGGACGAGCCGAGGTCCAGGCCGCGGAAGCCGTCGCTGTACACCTTGTAGACCAGGATCGAGGTCGACGTGCCCGGACCGCCCTGCGTGGTCGTGTCCACCACGGCGAAGGTGTCGAAGAAGGCGTAGATGATGTTGACCACCAGCAAGAAGAAGGTGGTGGGCGAGAGCAGCGGGAACACGATGCTCCAGAAGCGGCGCGACGGGCTGGCGCCGTCGATCGCGGCGGCTTCGATGAGCGAGCGCGGAATCGATTGCAGGCCGGCCAGGAAGAACAGGAAGTTGTACGACACCTGCTTCCACACGGCGGCGATCAGCACCAGGGTCATGGCCTGATTGCCGTTCAAACGCGGGTTCCAGTCGACGCCGGAGTGGTTCAGCGCCACCGCCAGGATGCCGACCGACGGCGAGAACATGAACAGCCACAGCACACCGACCACGGCAGGGGCGACGGCGTAGGGCCAGATCAGCAGCGTCTTGTAGAGGCCGGCGCCGCGGATGACGCGATCTGCCATGACCGCCAGCAGCAAGGACACGCCCAGGCCGACCACCGCCACGAGGATCGAGAAGACGGCGGTGACGCGGAAGGAATCCAGGTAGGCCTGTTGCGAGAACAGTTCCTTGAAATTGTCCAGTCCGACGAACTCGGAGGACAGTCCGAAAGCATCTTCCAGCCGCAGCGATTGCCACATGGCCTGGCCGGCAGGCAGGAAGAA includes these proteins:
- a CDS encoding MipA/OmpV family protein, with amino-acid sequence MKRKIRSSLFTRGGAAACLLALVPGLSLADDAATSSVYGQRGASSRGLTVATGEGAADEWLFYGTLGAGYAPRYSGSDEYSAVPIIGLGVRSPGGFFLSTDHGLGWETQALDSTFRFYLAPSASRKDHKKGFQGSDKLRGMGDIESRAQIGMDAETTLGPVTLSATVAHAFKKGDNRDVGSAYTMFNLGASTTVYEGSAGAISLALSGTFGDGNYMRTWYGVSGNQSAKSGYRKYTPKGGLESIGLGATWTVPLSKSWSWTTAAEARRLYGDAADSPIVKDRAQYTIGTMMTYSY
- a CDS encoding serine hydrolase domain-containing protein, whose protein sequence is MFSLSRLVAVGMLLVAAGGCQGVPPEAPPPIAQGDYQAVVGYLAQRIPYDMDASGVPGLSIAIVDDQRVVWSTGFGYADPLRHRSASSDTLYRVGAITKIVTAAGVLRAADDGRLALDQPASQALPNWDIQPRRGAMQWLGAHPFTARNLLAVHPGSLEDTMGRARADMAYALLGDMVAHVASEPFDAYVRRTILQPLNMPRAGFHPDPRMLELRASGYRQGAPWAEAPQPNEAADGLWLSTSEMARFSSMLFAEGLYQGRRVLNAESARAVLDMETVQGGLALECRLALSWLAAPCGEDIAGMPLRQHSGATEAFHSRFVLAPRDKLAVLVMSNSDTSEPLVMSVSTMAMALMRQAKQGAITQ
- a CDS encoding sn-glycerol-3-phosphate import ATP-binding protein UgpC produces the protein MATLSFRNVKKTYAGNVPVIHGIDMDVKDGEFIVIVGPSGCGKSTLMRMVAGLETVTGGEILIDDKVVNNLEPAERDIAMVFQNYALYPHMTVFENMAYGLKIRKFSKDEIKKRVDAAAQILELGHLLDRRPRALSGGQRQRVAMGRAIVREPKVFLFDEPLSNLDAKLRVAMRLEIMKLHRRLGTTSLYVTHDQVEAMTLAHRMIVMYQGVPEQIGTPMEVFEKPASTFVAGFIGSPPMNLMEVNVAGDGTVQTLDGTALEISPLQVPSQVRGRKIIMGMRPEHMLLNTQGVPAEVEMVETLGSEQLVHSRCGKSMLVVRCTTRQLSESSAKVGDRVNLGPDGRHPLHWFEADSGRRVQGL
- a CDS encoding response regulator; this encodes MTKALLVEDDPKLSRLIAQFLEQHGFNVAQAYRGDHAVEAFRRHDPAITILDLMLPGRDGLQVCRDLRAFSSAPILMLTAREDDLDQILGLESGADDYVIKPVEPRVLLARVRALLRRHSQLDEPPERLEFGPLVIDRRTRAVVHAGSEVDLTTMEFEMLWALASQAGQVLTRDDLLNAVRGIEFNGLDRSVDVCVSKLRRKLDDDPRDPARIKTVWGKGYLFSPKAHEGGDA
- the ugpA gene encoding sn-glycerol-3-phosphate ABC transporter permease UgpA, whose protein sequence is MEKRVVFGHKTLPYLLLLPQIIITVVFFFLPAGQAMWQSLRLEDAFGLSSEFVGLDNFKELFSQQAYLDSFRVTAVFSILVAVVGLGVSLLLAVMADRVIRGAGLYKTLLIWPYAVAPAVVGVLWLFMFSPSVGILAVALNHSGVDWNPRLNGNQAMTLVLIAAVWKQVSYNFLFFLAGLQSIPRSLIEAAAIDGASPSRRFWSIVFPLLSPTTFFLLVVNIIYAFFDTFAVVDTTTQGGPGTSTSILVYKVYSDGFRGLDLGSSAAQSVVLMFIVIALTVVQFRYVDRKVQY
- a CDS encoding porin; its protein translation is MYGLLSQGVMYTNNAAGGSKLQTASGVQQGPRFGMKGSEDLGDGDRAIFNLEGGFSLNSGSMSQGGRLFGRAAFVGLANDRLGQLTFGRQADTMAQSLAAYEAAVQFATYGVPIGDNDNVFTTFRENNAVQYKSPTLAGFQWLAGYAFANKTAGSSDNNDFNTALTYADGPFSAGIAYHVVNKPNSKSNADGAVSGDYGYTSPFVKSQAGAAVDQQEMYGAGGSYTFGATKLSLMYTHSQFDYLDHSRLGLSNYEVTVTNYITPSVLIGLGYIYTDGRYRRTGERPRWHQLDAGIDWFLSKRTDVFLVGIAQKAAGDARFAQIYNNLPSSSGQQLSVSVGVRHKF
- a CDS encoding ATP-binding protein codes for the protein MLKFVLRLFVVLAVGFVISNEVVDRSANYFFEPVSDAYAREAVRGQIHSLVQELALVPPAEREAHVRDALAPHYGLALKVVDADSYGATQDERAMVDVGSFFVRDKQQTFVAAIPGPGGQWLEVKLPPEPSIAPWLMAAVYSALGLLLCAFMLVWALPIWRDLEALKTAAQRMGQGDLQARARLSRHSSIRNLGDTFNQMSDRISALVGNQRDLTNAVSHELRTPIARLSFELDMMDREDDPAARKRLVEEMKSDVAELDAMASELLMYARLEHKGDGVALQPQDARGWLDSVVQHAGFEAGVSGVRCEVALCQVPEVHLHQRYMTRALLNLLQNAIRHAGRQVQVSLISPGAREYVLIVDDDGPGIPPADRERVFEPFIRLDESRDRGTGGVGLGLAIVSRVARWHNGTVQASDSPLGGARFVIAWKTA
- the ugpE gene encoding sn-glycerol-3-phosphate ABC transporter permease UgpE translates to MVERRPWLDILAHVILLCGVAMVAFPLYVTFVASTQTAQEVASAPMSLIPGKHFVDNYMQALFGGSSGGSSGAPVGRMMYVSLIMALAISIGKIAISLLSAFAVVYFRFPGRMFFFWMIFVTLMLPVEVRIAPTYKVVADLGLLNSYAGLTLPLIASATATFLFRQFFLTVPDELIEAARIDGAGPVRFFRDVLLPLSKTSIAALFVIQFIYGWNQYLWPLLVTTQEDMYPVVIGIKRMISGGDSVTEWNITMATAMLAMIPPALVVILMQKWFVKGLVDTEK